In Lytechinus variegatus isolate NC3 chromosome 6, Lvar_3.0, whole genome shotgun sequence, the DNA window GAACATGCAAGAAAATGCCCTAATGATAAACAAATGGATTTAGTCCCTTTTGTATGTTAgctcttcataattatatttgaatGATAAAACCACTACTTTATCAAAGACAATATAAATATCTgtttaaagaacaaaaaaaaaacaaaaggaatatataattaaaCAAAGCAAATTAACAGGAATACATAGATAGAGTCCACGACACCCATCAAAACTTCCTCACCTTTTCATCTTAACTTTGGCCACATGTAATGCATGGAGTACATTAAGATCTGAATTGAGCATAACATGTGGATAAGGGAAGGGAGGGGTAGAAAGTAGAGGGGGTATggttaaagtagaaatatattgaaaatcgtaaaactggagaatcatatatcacaataaaggagaaaataaggagaacacgatggtgtacatcatttatcatggagacggatgaaactcagttaattgatagtttaaagttctctctctgaatgcttcaaacacgcagaattacgtccgcgaaattggggattttttatgacgtcactgtctgtacgagaggcgtgattggctctcccacgtgaagctccacttgcatgcaaaacctgttgcaagggtacattttctccacattgtcactgaatacttcgatcccgaaatgatcgaaagaaaacccagaattttatctagatttggattttcaaattgatgattttgagatgaagtgaaacaacacagtgacgtagttggaggtaattgggggaattacgccgatgatgatgatgatgaaaattcaacttgcaacacaatcacaagtaaagtcatgtacataccgattcgctaccaattaatgctgctggaagtgctagctacaccgcgcgggccaaattgaattcatgctgaacatgaataaccacatccagacagtctatcataagaaggaaaatgatgtaactgtacttacaaacatgtgaataatccgaacctgaaagcaaatcaactcaacgaatagtaccagacgatatggcatatacactgacgataaacttcatgtgactggatagattgtcactcgttctgttagatgtaacttttatctcattaatttggcaaaattacgaaactcggggaattattattctatataaaaatatagtaacatctcttatcattttttgaattatgataaAACCTGTTTGGAAGGAAAACGTTggggtaaattaaaattagatgtaaaagatcatcccatcatgcgtagcatttaaacaaaccatcacaacaacacatgccgtattgtttgctcgccttggctgagactgagagaatagatctatgcacgtgttgcacagctctcaatcagcaaggaaggaatacgtgcatgtttgcgatggtttgtttgcaatgacatacaagctacgcatgttgggggggggatttaaaagtaattttagtttatctcaacgttttccttcaaaagaggttttatcgtaatacaaaaaataataagagatgttactatatttttatatatatataattccccgagtttcgtaattttgtcaaattaatgagttacaaattacatctaacagaacgagtgacaatctatcccagccacatgaagtttatggtcggtgcatatcgtctgctgctattcgttgagttgatttgctttcaggttaattcggattattcacttgtttgtaagtacagttatatcattattttccttcttatgatagactctctctgatgtggttattcattttcatggatttaatttggcccgcgcggtgtacgtatagctaccacttgtagcagcagctgcatgagttggtagcgaatcggcatgtacatgactttacttgtgatcgtcaggcaagttgaattttcatcataatcatcggcattgttcccccattatttacctccaactacctcactgtgttgttcacttcatcatcattctcttcatctttaaaatcatcaatttgaaaatccaaatctagataaaattctgggttttctttcatttcgtgatagaagtattcagtgacagtgtggagaaaacgtacccacgcaacaggttttgcatgcaagtggagcttcactttggagagccaatcacgcctctcgtacagacagtgacgtcatcaaattccagtcaattcagagaccgatgcgaggcatatttcggaggggcattttagcgttttttaatcggcgattttcacctttttgtattattttcggtatttttgaatgacccactgatgatccccacatcattacctttccattgatatataataagaccacattcataatcaatatatttctcctttaatgaGAGAAAAATTACTTACGTAGAATGAATGTAGGTACGTTGTGTCGTCTTGACAAACAGGTCAACCATGGTGCCTCCGTATCTGCCCATATCCCCTGAAACAGATAGTAGGTGCTGATTCCGAGAATGATCTTCAAATAGAAGAGCTAGCCTTCCAGATTTCAATCCCAAGTCATTGACTTCACCCAATGACTGTGACACGCATTGTTGAAGTGTCACATTGATCGTGTTGATATCGTGTTGACGATATACAATTTGTTTCATACGCTTGGTATCGGTTGTTATCTCGAAAGTGTTGCTCGTATCTTCGATAGCGATTGATACATTAAGGTCCCTTGCATTAGGTAGAGACGAGAGTACATTTTGGTAACAGCTAGGCGTCATTTTATCGGCTGACAGATTAGTAAATGACGAGAGCTTAGGAAGAGATGATGGGAAACTAAGAGAAGAGTCTGTGATGTTTATGGTATTTAAACTGGGGAATAATTTGAGACAGGACCACATTCGTCTGGTCACGTCAGCCGTAAGCACAGACTCCACGAACCTCATTGTTCTTACCTAGTATCAGGGGAGAGTGAGAAGAACATACATGATGAACATGGTAGTATTAACCCTTTGTGCCATGATGCTGCAATCTTGCGAATTCGTATtattaaattcaacaattcCAATGATTAGTTTTCTCTCCTACTTTCAAATTAGACGAGATAATAAAAGGCAATACTTCTTGCATGATAtctatatgataataataactatcaatggtgcaatatgaaagttttaaattaaagaaaataacatgggaacaatatcattattattcccaCAAAACATATTCAGCGTGCTAAGAGTTAAGGGAAAaggaaatgtgaaattaaatgacattcagatttgtttttctttgctGCAAAGAGGAGTGTGCATTTTGGCTTAAGATACCTGAAGTTGCAGTTGCTTTGGAAGCTTTTCAAGCCCAACGACAGTAAACATAGTTGGTGACCTTAGAATGATACTCTGTGCAGTGACGCATCTTTGAACCAACGAAGACATGTCTCCTCCACTATCCTTGGACTCTGATGAACAGTCAAGTAGAATGCGATACCGTTCGTTCTCTTCCAAATGCTCGTTTCTTAGGAGTGCCTCCATTATTCGTATTCCTAAATGTCTGTCTATGCCAGCAGTAAATCGGATGAGTTGCTCATAGTCTTCGATGTTTGAATTAATCTTCCACAATATTCGGTCCAACTTAGATACTCTTAACCAGAACAGTATGCGCCATGTTACACTAGCAATGAATTTTCCCGCCGAATGTTCTTGTGCTAATTTGtgataaaattcaatttgagtGGAAGTGGTCTGGTCCGACTGAGGAAGGTTTGTGATTGGCACTGTCGTCTTGGATATTATTCCGAGATCGCACGCTTTATCAAGGATACGAGGAACTCTACGGAAATCTTGGGGCGTGAAGATTAGTTTTTTTGCATCATCGAGTAGACCGTAGAGCGCAACTTTCCCAATTTTGTTAACTATTCCTTTTAATTTTTCCTGAGTAAATGTTAACCCTGAGCGAGCATTTGCATGGTGCATTAAGAATTTATTCACGCTGTCAAACAAATCTGTTTGGGTACTGACATAACTGCCTAGTTGATCTTCACTCCACAGGTGACATATCATAAGACAAAAGAGAGGTGTTTTAACAAGTTCATCGATGAGTGGTTGGTCGTTGAGGTATTCTTTCAGCTTACCCCCCTTTTCATCACTCAAAGACCGTGTGAAGAATCTGTCGATGTACTCTCTGGAACTCTCCATCGAAAAACCTTCGATCCACATTTTTGTGTACACCCTTGGAAGGTAATCTTGATTGAAGTAGCTTTCGAGATGAGGCCGTGTTGTTACAAGGATCCGACTTTCTGGAAACTCCTCGCTTCGAATGACACTGACAATGTTGCTCGTTGAAGAAATGCCAGCATATTCATCCAGCCCGTCTAATATGATGTGACAGATCCCTTGATTTCTACGGATGAAACTCTCAATTCCTTCTGGTGTGAGGTCATCAACATCGCTTAAAAGCTGAGTTTTGATTGCCTCTCCGATCGATGTCCTGTGGCTTGTGTTACGAAATTTAACAACAAAAAGAAGTGGCAAGTGTTCCAATGCcgattcccttttttcttcagCCCAGTCATATGCTATCTTTGCAACAGCTGTTGTCTTCCCTACTCCAGCTGGAGCAGATATAAGGATTCGAGATGGTAGTCTCCCATTTACTTTGGTTGAGAATATCTTATCGACAGAGCCTTCCAactcttctttatttttggtATCTTTTCCACTCGAGTCTTTCCTCATCATTGTTACGACCGTATGCAAATCTTTGAGCTCAGCGTAATTTGATTTATCCCATGGCTTCAGTTGAATTTTGCACAGTTTATCGAGGTACCTGTGTCTCAGCTTATCACGACATTGTCCCACAGTCAGTGATTCCGAGATCTTCTTGCCGAATATATCTGAAGGAAAATACAAGATAACGCGATATGTTTATTAAGAAAAACACGTCAGGTAAGTACATCTGTAATCTCGGAGCTTGTCTTCAATGGACATAACTAAATTGATACCCactgggcatttttttttaccgattACCAATTTTACCGGATATTACCGGTAATATGACCCGGAAATTTGAGTAATACAAAAAATTACCGTTATTACTAATACCGAAATTATAATTCATGTTGCTAGCTGTGAAACCGACAGTTACCTAATTACAACAGGGTGAATATGGGTAAATAGGGTAATGTTGAATGACTTTGATATGTTATAACATTGCAAAttttaataataacagtaatctTACATCAATCCCAGCGAAATGTTCAAAGTCCAAAAAATTACTGTTACCGTTTTATAAATGGGTGATGAGGGGTAATATGGTAATAATGAATGGCTTGATTGGTTATAACATTGCAAACTTAATTAATAACAGTATCCCAGCCCAAATTTCTCTCCAGAAAAAATACTGCTATAGGCGTACCTCTATAAAACCGACATATCACCGAGTTACAACATGGTGATTAAAGGCGATATGGGTAATGTTAAATGGTTTCCATTTGTTATAACCTTGTAAACTTGAGTAATTATAATCGTACAGCAATCCCAGCGAAAtcttctgttaaaaaaaattatcaccctGATGAAGCCCACATTTTACCGAGTTACAACAGGTTGataaggggagggggaggtgggTGGGTAATGTTGAAACGCTTCTAGTTCCAGACAGCAAAGTATCTGGATCACATATGGTTCTTATCTGGGATATCTGGGTCCCATAATGGAACCGAGATAAAAACATATACTTGAACCCACATGGGGCCGAGATATGACCCAGATGTAAACGAGACCTCCAACCAATGTGGAACTCATTAATATTGGGTAAATTGAATTAGGTAATATCGGGAAAATGCAGAGAATATTAgttactcatgaatattcattacttaAATTTACTTAAATAAATGGCCAAAATTCTAGCTCATATGGCTGTGATAATTATTGTGTTTGTGTTTACGCAGTGATTCATCCagaaaagtttcagaaaaatatatagTTAATTTAGCATATTATTAATCATCATTACATCTAattatagcaaaaaaaatattttagggtTGAATAATTGTTAACCATAATTTGTCAAGTGTTGTAAACTCGATCAATATATACAAGTCAATGACAGGAATCGGTATATAGGTGTAGGATAGGATAAGGATGTAGGGTTTTAAGATTAGCTTAGAGTAAGGAGTTGTAAAGTTACTTCAATTACCTTAATGACACTATGAGGAGGATATCCATGATAATCATAACAGCGAACACTTTGTAAATAAGGCAAATAAGTATCATGTTCTATATAGCATCATACATGGTAGAATAGCAGAAACGACGTCGCGTCGTCGGGTCATTGATGAAGTAGTGAACTCgaaaatgggaaaagaagaaaatagaaaggGTAGTAGAGAGGACTGAATAAAGATACGGGTATGTGCCATGCAATTCTCGTTCTGGTGCTGCACGTTGTAATGAAGTCGCCAAATCATTtcgtattattttcatgttattcacGATTTCTCCCCTCTTGATAGATTACTAATGCTATTCATTCTATAAACAGCGAAACGTATTTCAACAGTGGATGAACATGAGTGGTCATTGCGTTGAGTTTACTTCTGATCAACGAGTACTACGTCCAAGTGGAAGACATTCGAAAACTCCCTATTAACTTCTGACTTGTCCTCGGGGatggggggcacttccattgacgaaaagcaccctaaacacttaatttccacattttaaaaatgCCCCCATTAACAAGTCCTGGCTTGGGAAATTTGACCCTGAACACGTAAcattcctagcgaaatagatactttttttcattttttttgacacccttatcacgttacatgtacgtacgtaacgtgccccatcttgaaaaagacatcctttttacgtgttttttggtcgcgcatggtatccacttgtcaatgtaagtggccccagGGGACTTGTCTCTTGCTACACTTCCTAGATATACCTAATTCGATCAGACGATACCAATTGGATATCGGAAGTTGTGTTGATAAAAAGAAGGTATAGAAACTATTTCAATGATAGATCTGTACCTGGAGTACTTGAAGCCCCCTCGAGATGAGTTTCAGCAAGCATGACTAGATGAGCATCAATGAGAGCTTGTTTCAGCCTAGGATGCTGGTCGGCAGGCACCACGGTCTGTCTCCAGTCAAACAGCATGTCACGTGTTCCCCTGCACGTGACCCGTCCTTCTAGTCTGTTGGTCTCTGTGTATCTTCTGATAGCTGGATGGCTTAATCCAAGTGATCGTCCTAAGGCCTCCATCTGCTCATCCGTCTCGATGTCTTCAGCCAACCTTGAGAGAAGATCATCGGTAATTCCACCATGAGTCGCCATCATCCCTACGAAAAAAGatacaatttcaattattttatctgCCATTGATACATTACAAGACTTATATCCCTATATCAGGGAGAAACAAACTTGGCCACTGCTTAAACTGAAAGAAAATGGGATATGACTATTTTTGAATACACATTCCTATGTATAATCTTCTGCATGACAAGCAAAAGGAGCATAAAGAAAACAtgggaaaaaacaaaagaactaAGCTTTCCCGTGaggaatttgaaattcattatgtAATATCCCgaactaaaatgttttacaatTGTCAatttatgatatgatatatgattttcaaaatacaGGGCAGTTCCAAAACAATGCGTTTTAATTGCTTGATTCAATTATCACAAAAGGGGCGTTTCCATTGCTCTCCAAATGTGCATGTCAACAACCCCAAGGTAAAGAAAAAATGCAATGCATGCAAAAAGAAATgacatatttaaataaaaggtAGTAAATGGGAATAAAATAACAACCTACGACCCCTGTTAATCTgtatttgtaattattatcaaaACCCCTTCGCAGATAACtaacttatttatttacttgtatttattttattgatatacaGTGTGGGCTGCAGGAAACGTCACGCCCGAGCACGCAAACACCCTAGGGGGCTTTCGCGTCTAACCGAGGGTATTCAAGGGGAGCAGACTAGGGCGTTTAGACGGGCCCGCGGTTTCCTGCGTGCCATTTAATATTTGCCGTGTCCGCACTTACCCTAGGGAACCCTAGGGCACGTACATTGCATTATgtttacatgtgcatgtacatgtactttggttATCTTGGGATGGGAAAATGCAATGCACGCAAAAAGAAATATGGTgtacatttgatattgtgtccccctatttTTAGGTAGGGAGACACGTCCCCCTACCAACCCCCGATTACCTCCCATAATCAACCCTCACATCCTCGTCCTTCTCACCATCTCCATGCACCCCTCTTATCaagagtcatcatcatcatctctcttaTTTTTATCCCTCATGCACCTCCTCTTTCCTCTCATCATCAAGACCCACCCCTTATCATCGCCATCCCTCACATCCTTCATCTCCATCTCTTTTCCTTCGTccctctcaccccccccccctcatcaagAGTCATTAAAGATCCTCATCCCtcttatcatcaccatctctcACCTTCTCGTCTCTCTCATCATCAAGGCCCACCCCTCGTTATCACCGGTATGCCATCATCGCAGTCCCTCACATCGTTGTCCCTTTTACCCTATCCAAAACTTGGCTCTCTACACAAGGGAAactcaatataaaaattaaaataaaattggcaTGCCCACAAAGATAcacctaaatttttttttgcatttcgggggcaggagtgaaatcgccccgagcccccacccacgtaaaagtATTTTTGGTTCGACTCAAACATGCACAAGACAATCACactcaaagaaaaaagaaattaaagtatattgattattgcaacttaaaactcaactctatacggaaattcaatataaaacataaaatgtaaacaaataggcctaaaaataatcaatttaaagtgaaaaattaaccccccccaaaaaaaaaaatattgatggctagcctcagcccgtcatgcccacacagctacaccctgttgcacccacaaatgtaataacgcccacaaatgtaataacactttacccacaaatgtaataacgcccacaaatgtaataacactttacccacaaatgtaataatttttgatcgcccacaaatgtaataatgactttacccacaaatgtaataaatttgaagggatttttggcgaatccgttctaaactgaAATCCTATAGTAaagcgttcatatagcacaaaagtgcagtcttttttaagaccgggttaataaaacatcaaagtacaagtccaaagtctttcttccagacccggttgtttcgaaaattttaatataaaatataaagtctttttttccagacccggttgtttaaaaaaattgtgatataagtccagtcttttttccagacccggttgtttcaaaaattataatataaatccaaagtcttttttccagacccggttgtttcaagaattttaataagtccaaagtctttttcctgacccagttatttcaaaatttataatataagttcaaactaagatacgataataatattcctgtggaaaaaatggaaatcgagcttagtcttttctccatacccagttaattaaaaactggtggaattaatgtctttgttgttgtttcaacttatacggtgtatattgtgaatatatgcactaagagtaaattgagaattaAGCGTagttttttctccagacccggttacctgttatttaaacactatgaataacagtttaaaaacagtataaagaccccataatcttattaattctggatatatagcgtagtctttcagcccgaccatttttttctttaaagaacgctaatagtaagaattagaaaaaaaatcaaagtttaagaccaaacaaaccttcaacctaagaacctgttttaaaagagctttagagtgttgtctttattccagacctaaaacagtcaggaaaaaaatcttgtaacataagaccttatattcttattctcgtggaataacatgagttttAAAAcatactctttcctccagacccggctattaaaaaaaagtaactgaaaaacttcgaatctaagaccaaatttccaaagtttcacccagtaaaaatatgtctttttttaaataatactactacccctacaaaacattgtaataacgcgtggttaaagcagacatcctttctccagacttggttactatttgaaaaataaaatagtttttacaaatattctaaaacgaatacccaataatctaattactgtggaacaacatgaagaccgattgtcgaagatcgactttcctccagaaacaatcatttcaggaataaaaaaaatcaataaaactcaacccccaacaacgaatctaagaaccaacaatcctccaaattaagaccatgtatgtagaaaagcacacgtttagagcgttgtctttattccagacccggtgatttaaaaatgatttaaacaatcctaaaaacaaaagactcatattcttattcttgtggaataacacgagtattatgcttagtctttcatctggacccggttatttaaaagataaaaaaatattgaaaaaaaatgacagctgagaccaatcttcaaaattaaacccacttaaaatgcttgggcttagagtgttgtctttacccctcaccgacgtatattataactat includes these proteins:
- the LOC121417722 gene encoding protein NLRC5-like — encoded protein: MATHGGITDDLLSRLAEDIETDEQMEALGRSLGLSHPAIRRYTETNRLEGRVTCRGTRDMLFDWRQTVVPADQHPRLKQALIDAHLVMLAETHLEGASSTPDIFGKKISESLTVGQCRDKLRHRYLDKLCKIQLKPWDKSNYAELKDLHTVVTMMRKDSSGKDTKNKEELEGSVDKIFSTKVNGRLPSRILISAPAGVGKTTAVAKIAYDWAEEKRESALEHLPLLFVVKFRNTSHRTSIGEAIKTQLLSDVDDLTPEGIESFIRRNQGICHIILDGLDEYAGISSTSNIVSVIRSEEFPESRILVTTRPHLESYFNQDYLPRVYTKMWIEGFSMESSREYIDRFFTRSLSDEKGGKLKEYLNDQPLIDELVKTPLFCLMICHLWSEDQLGSYVSTQTDLFDSVNKFLMHHANARSGLTFTQEKLKGIVNKIGKVALYGLLDDAKKLIFTPQDFRRVPRILDKACDLGIISKTTVPITNLPQSDQTTSTQIEFYHKLAQEHSAGKFIASVTWRILFWLRVSKLDRILWKINSNIEDYEQLIRFTAGIDRHLGIRIMEALLRNEHLEENERYRILLDCSSESKDSGGDMSSLVQRCVTAQSIILRSPTMFTVVGLEKLPKQLQLQVRTMRFVESVLTADVTRRMWSCLKLFPSLNTINITDSSLSFPSSLPKLSSFTNLSADKMTPSCYQNVLSSLPNARDLNVSIAIEDTSNTFEITTDTKRMKQIVYRQHDINTINVTLQQCVSQSLGEVNDLGLKSGRLALLFEDHSRNQHLLSVSGDMGRYGGTMVDLFVKTTQRTYIHST